The Spinacia oleracea cultivar Varoflay chromosome 2, BTI_SOV_V1, whole genome shotgun sequence DNA segment aaaataccatccATTCACCGTAACAAAACCtaataacataaatacaaaaccgttactaaaaaagaacaaataaaacgAAACCCGTGCATCACACGGGCTTCAAAACTAGTTGTAAATAAATACGAAGTAGAAATTTTAATATATTCATTTAAACTtaacttttattaatttaatctcACATACATTTTAAGTAaaaactttatttatttatttcaacatttttttatttttcgatttaattacgaaaatgtcATGTCATTTGCATTATTCACAAATACTTAGTCGCAAGTATTGATTATCGATTTTCCAATAACAAACATTTTCCTCATTTTCTCCCTCCTAAGACAAAGATCTACGGAAAACACCCAAGAAAAGTCTATTCTCACCGCAAGACTTCACTTCAAAGTCGTCTCTCGTCTGTTCTTCTTCTCTCATTAGTCCATCAATCTTCCACCAACCTTTTCCTATTCAATATCGGTTTCTCCATCAAAATCTCTCAAATTCTGCAAAAACCCACCTACAAACTTCCAATTTCATATCCTTCTTAAATTTAGGGTTCTTAAATTTCTCACTTGGATTTGCTGATTGAATCCATGAAGGAGTTCATTGGATTTCATCATAGAAAGGCTTCTGAAAGATTCAACTACGAGGTTACAATTTCTTCTTCCTCTTTTATTGTATTGCCAATTAAGTTCAATTTTTAGTAGTTTGTGATTTAAGCTTAGTGAAATTGGATAATTTCGGAAGTTGTACAAAGCAATGTCTGTTTCGGCCGGCATGGTTCCCGGCCGAAAATCGCAGGTTAAAGTTGGCAGTTTCGGACGATTCGTCCTAGTTTCAGTGATTGTAACTTCATTGATTTTATTGTCTGTGTCATTAATTAGAACTAATTCTGCATCAAATTATGCAAGTGAGTCTAATGAGAGTATAAATGGGCCAATACATTCGGCTAATTTTCATAACCGAAGAGTTAAGTTGCCGGAACAGAATGTATTGTCGAAATCGTTGGAGGAGCGGAACGGTTTGCCTCCTCGGAACTTGGATCTGTATCCTAGTTTGCCTAAGGATCATGTTGTGATTGTGTTGTATGTTCATAATAGGCCACAATATCTCAAAGTTGTGATTGATAGTTTATCTCGTGTAGAAGGGATTAATGAGACACTGCTTATAGTTAGCCATGATGGTtatttcaaagagatgaatAAGATTGTGGAAGGGGTTAAATTCTGCAGGGTTAAGCAAATCTTCGCTCCGTATTCTCCACATATCTTTAATGATAGCTTCCCTGGTGTATCTCCAGAAGACTGTAGGGATAAGGACAATGCAAGTGAAAAGAAGTGTAAAGGAAACCCTGATCAGTATGGGAATCATCGATCCCCGAAGATTGTCTCTTTGAAGCATCATTGGTGGTGGATGATGAATACGGTGTGGGATGGATTGGATGAGACTAAGGATCTCTTAGGTCATATACTTTTCATTGAAGAAGACCACTTTATATTTCCCAATGCTTATAGGAATCTGCAGCTTCTTATAAAGTTGAAACCTGAAAAGTGTTCGAGCTGTTTTGCTGTTAATTTGGCTCCCTGGGATGTAAAATCTAGAGGAGAAGGTATTTCTCAATTGGTTGCAGAGAGAATGGGGAATGTTGGTTATTCGTTTGATCGGATGGTATGGAAAAAGATTCACAACAAGGCAAAAGGATTTTGTTATTTTGATGAATACAATTGGGATATAACAATGTGGTCTCAGGTGTATCCTTCATTTGGTAGTCCTGTATATACACTAAGAGGACCTAGAAGTAGTGCTGTTCACTTTGGGAAATGTGGTTTGCATCAAGGACAAGGGGATAAAGATGCTTGTTTAGACGATAGTTCTATCAACATTGAAGTACAGAATGATGACAGAGTTGTCAACATTAGCCCGAAGTGGGACGTGTTTTTTTATGACCATCAAGCAGGGTATAAAGCTGGATTCAAAGGATGGGGAGGATGGGGAGATGAAAGAGACCATCAGCTGTGCCTGGATTTTGCCTCCATGTATCATCAATCACTACCAACTTAGTGTTGCTACACCCATATTGATGTCTGCTGTCTGCTGTCTGCTGTCTGCTGATTTAGTCGGGGATCCTAGGTTTTGAGTTGTGACACTGTAAGAGTATTTCTTGTGTTCTTTTACGGCGTATTCTTTTGGGTAGTTTTAGGTTTTTGGTATTGCTTAGAATGCCGTGTATGTagattttatttcttcttaCACTTGCAAATATTCATGAGTAGAGAGGATTTTGTTTTAAAACTCATTTGACCACATTATTCTTGTTGGCTTCTCTCACGAGTTCCGCCCTTATCATAGCTTCCACGCCACATCATACTTTACTCTGCATATCATTCTCAGTTCAAAAATCACACCTCCTGTTTTTTATTCAGAAAAAGCATggcatggtttttttttttttttttaattatcccCGTCCATCTCTGGCGGGATGTCTCTTAACCAAATTTGCGTTactattattaatttattatggcCAGATTTTGTTGGCACGTTAATCTATTGATTTATGAGGATGTACTTAACTGTTAGATGTTCTTAATCCTGAATAATAAGCATGTCTCACCAGCTTATGAGACAATCAATCTGATGCACACACATCTAGAATCAAAACCAGATGGATTTGGGTGCTTGTTATATGAATTTAGAATTTCTGTTCTGAAATATTTTGCTAGAACTTTTACAATCAACATCTAGAATCTGGAGCCTTGATAATTTCCGAATGCTCACTTCATCCAGCTCAGGCAAT contains these protein-coding regions:
- the LOC110805451 gene encoding alpha-1,6-mannosyl-glycoprotein 2-beta-N-acetylglucosaminyltransferase, with protein sequence MSVSAGMVPGRKSQVKVGSFGRFVLVSVIVTSLILLSVSLIRTNSASNYASESNESINGPIHSANFHNRRVKLPEQNVLSKSLEERNGLPPRNLDLYPSLPKDHVVIVLYVHNRPQYLKVVIDSLSRVEGINETLLIVSHDGYFKEMNKIVEGVKFCRVKQIFAPYSPHIFNDSFPGVSPEDCRDKDNASEKKCKGNPDQYGNHRSPKIVSLKHHWWWMMNTVWDGLDETKDLLGHILFIEEDHFIFPNAYRNLQLLIKLKPEKCSSCFAVNLAPWDVKSRGEGISQLVAERMGNVGYSFDRMVWKKIHNKAKGFCYFDEYNWDITMWSQVYPSFGSPVYTLRGPRSSAVHFGKCGLHQGQGDKDACLDDSSINIEVQNDDRVVNISPKWDVFFYDHQAGYKAGFKGWGGWGDERDHQLCLDFASMYHQSLPT